A genomic window from Streptomyces sp. WMMC940 includes:
- a CDS encoding DegT/DnrJ/EryC1/StrS family aminotransferase, with product MTTRVWDYLAEYEAERPDILDAVETVFSSGRLVLGASVRGFEEEFAAYHSVGHCVGVDNGTNAIKLGLQALGIGPGDEVITVSNTAAPTVVAIDSTGATPVFVDVREDDHLMDTGQVGAAITERTRCLLPVHLYGQCVDMGPLKELAARHGLAVLEDCAQAHGARQGGTMAGTTGDAAAFSFYPTKVLGAYGDGGATITSDPSVAKRLRRLRYYGMDERYYTLETPAHNSRLDELHAEILRRKLGRLDTYIADRRAVARRYADGLADTDLVLPRTVPGNEHVYYVYVVRHPRRDDIIERLKAYDIHLNISYPWPVHTMTGFAHLGYAKGSLPVTEALAGEIFSLPMYPSLAPDLQDKVIHAVREVLGTL from the coding sequence ATGACGACGCGTGTATGGGACTACCTGGCGGAGTACGAGGCCGAGCGCCCGGACATCCTCGACGCCGTTGAGACGGTCTTCTCCTCGGGTCGGCTGGTGCTCGGCGCGAGCGTACGCGGCTTCGAGGAGGAGTTCGCCGCCTACCACTCGGTGGGCCACTGCGTAGGTGTCGACAACGGGACGAACGCGATCAAGCTGGGACTGCAGGCCCTCGGCATCGGCCCCGGCGACGAGGTGATCACGGTGTCGAACACGGCGGCACCCACCGTCGTCGCCATCGACTCCACCGGCGCCACTCCCGTCTTCGTCGACGTCCGCGAGGACGACCACCTCATGGACACCGGCCAGGTGGGGGCGGCCATCACCGAACGCACCCGGTGCCTCCTCCCCGTCCATCTGTACGGCCAGTGCGTGGACATGGGCCCATTGAAGGAACTCGCCGCCCGGCACGGGCTGGCCGTCCTGGAGGACTGCGCGCAGGCCCACGGCGCCCGGCAGGGCGGGACGATGGCCGGCACCACCGGTGACGCCGCCGCCTTCTCCTTCTACCCGACCAAGGTACTCGGCGCGTACGGCGACGGCGGTGCCACGATCACCTCGGACCCCTCCGTGGCGAAACGACTGCGCCGACTGCGCTACTACGGCATGGACGAGCGCTACTACACCCTGGAGACCCCCGCCCACAACAGCCGCCTGGACGAGCTCCACGCCGAGATCCTCCGCCGCAAGCTGGGGCGGCTCGACACCTACATCGCCGACCGCCGCGCCGTCGCCCGGCGCTACGCCGACGGTCTCGCCGACACCGACCTCGTCCTGCCGCGCACCGTGCCGGGCAATGAGCACGTGTACTACGTGTACGTGGTCCGCCACCCCCGGCGCGACGACATCATCGAGCGCCTCAAGGCGTACGACATCCACCTCAACATCAGCTATCCGTGGCCGGTGCACACCATGACCGGATTCGCCCACCTCGGATACGCCAAGGGGTCGCTCCCGGTCACCGAGGCGCTGGCCGGCGAGATCTTCTCGCTGCCGATGTACCCCTCACTCGCCCCCGACCTCCAGG